The sequence below is a genomic window from Sphingobium sp. EP60837.
TCGGCGATCTTGTTGTCCAGGTCTTCGCGTACACCGACGCGGGAGACGTTCTGGATGGTATTGCTGGGAACAGCCATATCAAAACTCCATCAAGGGAGGGTCGGCGTCATCGCGACGCGGAAACCCGTTTCATTCAGAGACCCAACCAGTCGGCAATGGCAGTTCCGTCCTTGGGATTGGACTTCACGCGGTCCCATGCCTTCTGGCTATTTGCTGCATTCAATTGCTGCTTGCTCGGCTTGGTGCCGGGGCGGACCATCTTGGGAAGGCCCTTCGCAGCGCGGACGGTCTCCATCTGCTTTGCCATCGCCTTGCGGTATTTCTCCGCGTCGGCCTTCCATTCGAGGGCCTTCTTCAAAGCGAGGATGTCAGTAGAGGAGGCTTCCGCCATCAGCTCGTCTGGATATCCGAGTTCCGCGCCGATGGACTGCAACTGTTCGCGCAGTTTCGGGCCGCTGGATGGGTCGAACCATTCCGGGAGCTGTTCCTGCAACCGCTGGGCATCCGAAGCGCGTTCGGCTTGCTGCGACTGTTCCCGCGCAGATTGAGCGGCCGCCTGAGACTGCGCAATCTGCTGGTGCAACTCGCGTTGCTGGTCAGCGCTGCGCTGGTAGGCGGCCATCTGCCGGTTGTACAATGTTACATCTTCTTGATTCCCGGTGTAAAGCAATCTTTCATCGGGCGCCTGGGGCATGATCTGCTGGGCGTAGATGGTGAGCTTCTGCACATGGTCATCATGCAGCTTGGCGATGATATCCCGCGCTTCTGTCGCAACCTGGTTGCGGGTCTGGCTCGCCTCGAACGCCTTCTGCTTGACGAAATTGTCACGTTCGGTTTCCCGGCGCTGGATTACCGCCTGCGCTTCAGGGGGAAGCTGGGCGAAGAGGGCTTTGTCCTCCTTCGACCAGCTATGAGGGGCCTCTACCGCGGGGGTTTCCGCCTCTTCCTCATCATCGCCCTGTTCGGCATCATCCTCGGCGGCTTCATCGCCCTCCTCGGCTTCCGAAAGGTCGATTTCATCCCCGTCCTCCTGCTGCTCCTGCTCTTCCTGTTCCTCTTCAGGACCAAGGATCGCATCCAGTTCGGGGCCAAGGACGCTCTCCAGCGTGCTTGAATCTACGGGCATCGTTCAGCCTCCTTCAGTTAGGCGCAAAATTGAGGAACCGGCGCTTGGCCGGGGACATGGCGGCAATCTCTTGAGCGCGGGACTTCTCTTTCGCCGCAACATCACCATCCTTCATGGCGGCCATTAGCTGAGCTTCCACGGTGTTGATGACGCGCTGGGCGACCGAGAGATTGATGATCTTCTGCGGCTTGTCGGGCTCGTTGATCGCCGCACGCATCTGCGCCTCGCGATATTCCTCACGCAGGGCTTCGATGGTGGGCGTGATGAACTCCAGCGCCTGCTTGGCGGAGAGGGCACGCTTGCGGCGCTCGTCCAGTTCGAGGATGCGTTCGCTCATTCCGCCAAATCTCCGCCAGGCCGCATCTCAGGTAGGGCGTTTTCCGCCTCCCGATCCTTACGGGCCATTTCCTGGTCAAAGGCAAAGCGCCGCTCTGCCATGCTCTCTTCAAACGCCTGCCGACGCAGCGCCAAGGACGCCTCAAACTCGGCCCGCTGTCGGGCAAGCTGCTCGCTGAGCGCGGCCTGTTCGCGCTTGGCCTGCAGATCATATTCGTTCTGCTGCTGCTTCAGATGGGCATCGATCTGCTGCTGCTGCTCCTTCAACTGTGCATCGGCCTGCACCTTTACCAGCGCTGGATCGGGGGCAGGTTCTTCCTGCTCCTGCGGGTCGTCAGGGCTCGGCCAATAGTCGGTCGGCACACCAAGCCCCAGATCCTTGACCAGCGCGGCCACGCTGTTGAAGAAATGCTCGGGCTTGATCGGGATTTCCGACTGTGCCGCGGCCTGCTGCAACTGGATCAGCATCATGCGGTTCTGCACCCGCTCATCCTTGCGGCCCGTGCCCAGACCGACGCGGACACGGATGTTCATGTCTTCGGGCCACTGGCGCGGGTTCACCTGCCGTTCTTCGCCGTCGATGCTGACAGTGGTGGGCTGACCAAAGCGGCACAGCAGCCGGTATTTCTTCAGCATCAACCGGGCGAAGGCTTCCGCGAAGTTGCGGGCCAGATATTCCTCAATCTGCTGCCCCTGCGCCTGCATTAGCGCGGTGCCGGTCGCGGTCTTGTTTAGGGCGTCCGCGTCGAGGCCCTGATTGAGCCGGGTAATGCCGGTGCGGCTTTCCTTCTCGCCGTTCAGCACCTCCATCACTTCGAAGGCGGACTGTGCCGCAAAGGGCAGGGTGACAGCGATCGGTGGTTGCTGGCCGATATGGCGGATGATGCCGCCAGGACGGTTGGTGGTCAGCAGGTCGTCAATCGTGCTGTCGCCGATCGATGCTTCGTTGAGCGTCCAGCGCGGATTGTTGGTGAGATAGAGATTGTCGAGCCCCTGCCGCATCAGCACCGAGCGCGTGCGCTGAATGTCCATCACCTTGTCGGCAAGGGATTGGCCCACCAGTCGGCCCGGCATCGGGAAGGGGCACCAGATGACGCCCGGTTGCTCATCGATCGGCTCAACGTCGAGCATGTGGGAGCCGACGCGCAGGCATTTCAGCAGTTCGGCAATGCCGTCGCCGTCGAGATCGAAGCGGCAATATTCCTCATACAGCCAGACCGAGCGGTTGGCCCCGGTGCGGTAATCAAAGCTGCTGTCATTATGCCCGCCATCGCGCGCGCGGGCCAGTTGGTTGAAGTCGTCCCCGCCATCATCGCTAAGGCCCGACACATCAAAGCCCATCTCAGCAATCTCGCTGACGGTTTTCTTCGTCTTGAACACGGAATAGACACAGGCGCGGTCCAGGTCGCGAGCATCAGCAGCAAAGCCGTGCTCCTCGTTGGGCGTCACATAGTCCTGGAGGATGGGCGGCTGCGGCTCCAGCCATGCCACAGCATATTGCTGGCCGATGTCATCCATCTGCGCCTGCTGGATGAACTGCACGCCCTGGTCTGCCATCACGGCGATCTCTTCGACCGAAAGGACTTCCTCACGGCGAAGGGGGGCGCGTTCCTCTATGCAGCATTTGACGACGCTGCTCTTCTCCAGCAGCCCCGCCTTGATCCAGTCATGGATGATCGAATAGCCGTCCTGCCCCTGGTAGAACTCGCGGCTGACAAGCGCGGTCGCCTCCTCGGCAAGCTGCTTGTTGGGGTGCTCGAACTCCACAACATTGTCGCCGCTCACCATCGTGCGCAGCAGCGATACGGTCATGTAGTCGATCACCTCGGCAACGTCGCGGGTGACGATCTGGCTCTTGCCGTCCTCCTCGTCGCCAAAGGGCTCGCCATTGTAGAAGTCGAGCGCGGTCATGCGCTCATCGGTTAGCTCGCTGTCATAGGCCCGCTGCTCTTCCTCGCGCAGGAATGCCAGCAGCGCCTCGTAGTCGGGCTGCGCCTCTTCGGTTTCAAGCGTGAATGGAGCGGTTGCCATCAAACGATGCCCTTGCTGGAATATTGGATGGGACGAGCGGCTTTCGGCTCGCGATAGGAAACGGCGACCAGCCCGAAGGCGTCGGCGCCGTGAGAGGCCCAGTCATGATTAGGGCCGAGACCAATGCCCCGTTCTGGATCGCGCTTTTCGTGATACCAACCGATGGCATCGATGCCGCCCGCGCACTTGTCGGCGTCGAACCACATCTGGGGAAACAGCCTGCGCGCAGCCTCAATCCGCTGCATCGCTGCCCCTGCGCCCTGATTGGGCACCACTTCAACCTGAAACCCAGCCTGCCTCAGTGCGCCTTCGTAGGTAGTCTGATAGACCTTCTCATGGGCGGCGCCGTCATGCGGAAGGATGCAATGGGCATTCTCATAACCATGCGAGCGCAGCCACTGGATATGGCTGGCAAGCGGCTGTCCAACCGCTTCGTAATAGTCGAGAAAACGGATTTCCTTGCCGATGAACTGGACGATCCAAATGGCGGTCGCATCAGCCTTCGCCCCGGTGCCGCCAATGTCCCAAACCGCCCGGAGCGTCATCAGCGGGTCGGCGGCAATCCTGCCGACGCGGTTCTCCAGCTTCGCTTGGGTCAGTGCCTTGGCGTAATAGGCGCCCTCAATGACGGTGAGATATTCACCCTCCCAGACATGCCCATATTGATCGGGACGCTCGCGCTGATCCTTCAGCCGCACGCGATCGAGGATTGCCGGGAACCACGGATTGTCCCGCCAATTCATCTCAACGATCTTGGCGCGCGGATCATTGTCGTTGGCGTGGCGAAAGCGCTGGTTCGTCGCGCTGTTCTTGCGCTCAGGGTTCCAGGTTAGCCAAAGCTCACTATCCTCTTCACGCAGTGTCGGGATCAGCTTTGCCCACGCCTCTTCCGTGACCGGCTCCGCCTCATCGATCCACGCCAACAAAATGCGGAACTTCGACTTGATGCTGTTGAGGTTACGCGACAGGCCGACGAACGAATAGGAGACGCGCCCGCTCTTGGTGCGGATATAGGTTTCACCAATGTCGAAGTGGGGAGCCAGCCATTCCGTCTCACGGATCGCAGCCTTGATCTCCTCCAGCGAGGAATCGGCCAGGCTGTTCATGAACTGGCGGGCGCACAGGATGATGCCCTGCCGCCCTTCCATATCCCATTTGTACGCCTTCACCGCTGTCATCAGCGCGAAGGTACGCGTCTTTGCTGAGCCGCGACCGCCATAGGCCCCGCGCGTGTCTGCCTCACCCTCGAACACCGGCACCAGCTTGGCGGGTATCTTGATCTGCGCCGCTGTCATTCGGGCGAGACCCCGACCAGTTCAATGCGCGTGACCTTGATCGGGCCGCCATCCTCCCCTGTGACCTGCATGGGCAGGACCTTGCCAAGCAGCGGCAAGAAGGATTGCGGGTTGGCGGTCGCCTGCGTGACGAGATAGCCGATCAAGCCATCTTTGCCGCCTGCCTTCGTAGCGGCCTGAAGGATCGCGTCCTTCAACATGGTGGTGGTTTTGTTGGGAACACCCTTGGGCCGACCGGGGCCGGGGGTGCCATCCCCGACCTTCCGTTTTCCAGTCGTTTTTTTTACGCCCACCTCGGTCATAGTGGGAAACCAATTACAGCAGCTTCAAACCCTTGTGCATGGGGCAAAAATCACAGGGAACTTGCGGAGTCGTGCGGGGTTTCAGAAGTCCCCCCGACTACCCCGCCAGTGCTGCGTGTGCTGGCGGGGATTGCTCCGCCCTCCGCAATATCCGCTTCACATGGCTGCGCTCCGCGCCCGTGCAGCGGCAGACCTGCATGATGCTGCAAGGTCCATGCTTCTGCCAATAGTTCAATACCCGCGCCCTGGTGACAGGCGGTCGCCCCCGATTAGACAAAATCGTCCCCCCTCATTCCCTTGGCTAATACCGTGATGATCGTATGCCCCCGCAACATAACGCGGGCGCCGCAGCCAAGCTTGACCGAGCGACAGCCCATCTGCGCCGCGGTGCGTACCGCGTTGGTCAGCATCATTTCCCGAATGGGTGTGAGATCATATCCATGGACCCGCTCGATGTAGCGGACCAGCGCATGATCGCTGACTATGACCGGCTCAGTTTCCGGCGCCCCCGTTTTCATCTTATCCCCCGCTGTTGAAATGCTACCTGTCGTTTGCTGGCCATCTCCACTCTGATGGCCCGAAGATGCGCGACAGGATCTTGAAGCTGTCCATCATTCCCCCTCTGGTGTGCCGAAGATTGTCGGGCTGGGCAGGTAGTCAGGATTGAGCTTCACACTGATGCGGAAGCGGCCATTGCACTTGACCCAGGAGCCTGCATCCATTTCGATCATGAAATCGTAGGGTGAGTTCAGTGCTTCGACACGCCAGCCCTTCATGTCGATGTCAGAAGCCAGGTGGGGCACCTTGCCGTCGCCGCGAAGTTCAAGCACGCCCACGAAGCCGGAATGATCCACCGCCTCTTGTGGATTTTTGTAGAACTGGATGCCTGCCGACTGCTCCCCATCTTCGACCCTTTGCTTCGTCTCAATCTGAAGCAGGTTGAAACGTTCGATCTGTTCTGCGTCCATCATTCCCCCCTCATCCACCGCTGAGCTGCGTCAAAGCCTGTGGGCCATGTGTCTAACTGGAGAAGCCTGCCGTGGATGATGAACATCCTTGTCAGTATCTCCGAATACGCCTCCGGATGCTGGTTCAGTCTCCGGGTGAGGAAGAGGAGTTCTAGCTGTAGGAGGGTGCGTTCGAGGTAGGCCATGCTATTCCCCTTTTGGCGATGCCTTCGGCCCGGGCTGGTCATGAACCGAGCCGGTGCCCGTCTCGGCCATACGGTGACCATCCCTATCGCGGGGAAAGCCACAGCAGCAGAACGATAGGATGAGCGTGACGCCCCGCAGTACGCAGCCTGGTCTATGCCCACGCGCTCCCCTCACTTGCCCGCCTCCTTGTGCTTGCGGTAGTGAGGAGGCGACCCATCTTCTGCGACCATGTGCGCGGGGAGATCATCCCTAAGGCAATGCGGCATGTACGCTGCTTTGAACTGCCCGCACTCGCACGGCATCCAGTTCCAGCATTTCGCCACCTGAATGAACCCATCGCGACAAGTTAGGCTCTGCCGCTGGTAGGACGAACACTCACTCATCACCGCCTCCTGATATTCCTGTGCCAGTATTCCGCTGCGTGTAGATCGACCCCCAGCCTCCGTGCGTAGGCTCCAGCATCCTTCCGGCTCCTGTCCTCCTGGAGAAGCCAGCAGATGAAACGGGTGGCAGGAGAAAGGTCGTCACGGTCGAAGAGGTCGGGCATGTCATGCGCTAAACCCGGTCAGCAGCCGGTCAGCCACGAGCTTTGCGTATCCGGCAATATCCACCCAGCTATCGGCATAGTCAGGGTCGCCATTCACGATGCGCCCCAGCTTGTGCGCGATCATCTCCAGTGCTTCGACCTGATCAGGTGCGAGGCTGGAGCGGGCGCGGCAGTCGAACAGAACGGTCTTAATGCCCTGGGTGACGGCGGCGTGCTTGTCGAAGCGTCCGTAACGGCTTCCACGCTCTTCCAAGGTAGCCGCAATGTCAGCAGGGACAGTGCCGCACGCGCCGCACGGCAATCCCATTGGCACACCATGTGCGCAGTCGTTCGTGACCCCCTGTGTCATGCGTTACCCTCCGAGATGGTGGTGGTCATTTTGGGAAGCTCCATAATAGTTTCAAATATCATACTTTGGAGTTTCAGGTAGGGCCTATTTTAGAAGGCTGATTTCAGCAGGGCTTGAAGCTCGCAGCGGACAGAGGGGACAAGGGACACACCCTAAAGGGTGTGTGTCCTGTCCGTCCCCTCGTCAGCTTCCGCCGCATGTCCGTCCCCACCATTGTCCCTTCGACTGAAAAAATGGCTGTTTTCCGTGGTTTTTTAGGGGACAAGTTGAAATGTCCCCTCTTGTCCCTTCTTGTCCCCTAGCCATTTTTAGAGATCAGGAGGGACGAGGCCATTTGTCCGTCATTTACGACCCATCCATGTCCCTCCGGGACGATGATTTCGGCAGTCAAAAGAGCCCCGATTAGACGGTTGGGCTGACCCGGCTTTAGGGCCTGTTTTGACGCCTCTTCGCTCATGCCCATGCCTGTGACGAGATACCGCATGAGGGCTGATCGGCTGACATAGGGAGCGCCTTTTGCCTCCTCCGCGCCAGACGCATACCAAGCCGCCGAGAAGGTCTTTTTCCATGACGACAGCTTGTCGTCCTTCTTCCGCTCGATGGGGGGCTCAGCCATCACCGGGACGGCGCTGGAGACCTGCTCCCCATCCTCATCGAGCCACCCGGCAAGCGGCACATTGTGCAATTCGACAAAGACATCCTCCGCCTCCTCGCCGTCCTTCATTTTCTTCTGCGCGATTTTGCGGAGATCCCCGACTGGGGTGACACTGATTTCTATTTCGAGCGCGCCACGCCATGCTGATGAGCCGCGAGCCCGGTGCTGGGCCTCGTCGGACACGCCAGTATGATGGACTAGTAGGACCGAGCAGCCAAATTCCCGCATGAGCGCGCCACAGGCGTCGATCATGGTCTTGGCGTCCTGGGCGCTATTTTCATCGCCCTGGAGGAAGCGATGCAGCGTATCGACCACGATCAGGCGAGGGAGTTCACCCAGCGCGCGGATACTATCAGAAACCCGCCTGTATCCCTCGGGTGTGTTGAGGTCGCATCCCGCCTTACTCAGCCACATGTTGAGCTTTGCAGCGCCATGGTGGACCTTCCATGCCGCCACGCGCCCCCGCAGCCCGCTATGCCCTTCACCGGCCAGATAGACGACGCCGCCTGGCTTGATCTTGTGTCCGTTCCATTCCGGCTTTGCCGATGCGATGTGAAGGCACCAGTCGAGAACGACAAAGGTTTTGCCGCCGCCAGACGGGCCATGCACCATGATAAGTGCCTCATCCTGAAGCCAGCGCTTGACGAGCCAGCGAATGGGCTGGGGCTGCGCGCAGAAGTCGTCCGCAGGGATTAGCCAGTCGTCTTGGGGGGGATTGAGCAGCAACGCCAGATCACCCCCAGACTGCACATAATCGTTTGCGTCCCCGCGATCGGGCGGGGTGATGACAGAGCAGCCATATTTAGCTGATGCCTGGTCGGCATATTTCTGGCCGGTTCCGCTTTCGTCATTGTCTGCCACGATAACAATGGCGAGCGCCGGGCCATACTGCTCCCTCAGAGAGCCGACGACGGGAATGATGTTGCTGGCGCTATAGGCAAGGACGCACGGGCGGCCTGTCGCCTCGTGTATTGTGGCAGCAGTGGCGAAGCCTTCGGCCACGTAAAGGACGCCCGGCGACATGTCCCCGACCATCCAGGAACATCCGCCCGTCAAGCCACCGGCATGATAGAGCTTGCCGCCATCGTGGGCGATATACTGGAGAGACGCCAGTTCGCCATCGGCCTTGTAAAGCGGCACCATGAGGCGCCCGTCACCTGTAACGCGAGCGCCGTTGGGCTGAACGCCCTTGCGCGCCAGATAGGGGTGATCGGCGCTGGCCGGCATCGATCGCTCCCAGATGGTCGCCACGGTATCAGCGGCGACGGCGCGGTTGCGCTCCAGTTCATGATCGCGAATATCCCGCGCCTCACGCATCTTTCGCGCCTGCGCCATCTTTTCAGCGTCGGTGAGGTCACGCCCGAGATCCGCCCGCCACTCCTGCTTGATCCCGCTCTTCC
It includes:
- a CDS encoding portal protein, which encodes MATAPFTLETEEAQPDYEALLAFLREEEQRAYDSELTDERMTALDFYNGEPFGDEEDGKSQIVTRDVAEVIDYMTVSLLRTMVSGDNVVEFEHPNKQLAEEATALVSREFYQGQDGYSIIHDWIKAGLLEKSSVVKCCIEERAPLRREEVLSVEEIAVMADQGVQFIQQAQMDDIGQQYAVAWLEPQPPILQDYVTPNEEHGFAADARDLDRACVYSVFKTKKTVSEIAEMGFDVSGLSDDGGDDFNQLARARDGGHNDSSFDYRTGANRSVWLYEEYCRFDLDGDGIAELLKCLRVGSHMLDVEPIDEQPGVIWCPFPMPGRLVGQSLADKVMDIQRTRSVLMRQGLDNLYLTNNPRWTLNEASIGDSTIDDLLTTNRPGGIIRHIGQQPPIAVTLPFAAQSAFEVMEVLNGEKESRTGITRLNQGLDADALNKTATGTALMQAQGQQIEEYLARNFAEAFARLMLKKYRLLCRFGQPTTVSIDGEERQVNPRQWPEDMNIRVRVGLGTGRKDERVQNRMMLIQLQQAAAQSEIPIKPEHFFNSVAALVKDLGLGVPTDYWPSPDDPQEQEEPAPDPALVKVQADAQLKEQQQQIDAHLKQQQNEYDLQAKREQAALSEQLARQRAEFEASLALRRQAFEESMAERRFAFDQEMARKDREAENALPEMRPGGDLAE
- a CDS encoding PBSX family phage terminase large subunit; protein product: MTAAQIKIPAKLVPVFEGEADTRGAYGGRGSAKTRTFALMTAVKAYKWDMEGRQGIILCARQFMNSLADSSLEEIKAAIRETEWLAPHFDIGETYIRTKSGRVSYSFVGLSRNLNSIKSKFRILLAWIDEAEPVTEEAWAKLIPTLREEDSELWLTWNPERKNSATNQRFRHANDNDPRAKIVEMNWRDNPWFPAILDRVRLKDQRERPDQYGHVWEGEYLTVIEGAYYAKALTQAKLENRVGRIAADPLMTLRAVWDIGGTGAKADATAIWIVQFIGKEIRFLDYYEAVGQPLASHIQWLRSHGYENAHCILPHDGAAHEKVYQTTYEGALRQAGFQVEVVPNQGAGAAMQRIEAARRLFPQMWFDADKCAGGIDAIGWYHEKRDPERGIGLGPNHDWASHGADAFGLVAVSYREPKAARPIQYSSKGIV
- a CDS encoding DUF6378 domain-containing protein, whose protein sequence is MTQGVTNDCAHGVPMGLPCGACGTVPADIAATLEERGSRYGRFDKHAAVTQGIKTVLFDCRARSSLAPDQVEALEMIAHKLGRIVNGDPDYADSWVDIAGYAKLVADRLLTGFSA
- a CDS encoding AAA family ATPase is translated as MADLSNILGGPWSPPSRRNVEPPETQLADAMRESGLSAPASIQMDGRIHRFSSDGKARGDTGWYVAFYNDGASTGCFGCWKSGIKQEWRADLGRDLTDAEKMAQARKMREARDIRDHELERNRAVAADTVATIWERSMPASADHPYLARKGVQPNGARVTGDGRLMVPLYKADGELASLQYIAHDGGKLYHAGGLTGGCSWMVGDMSPGVLYVAEGFATAATIHEATGRPCVLAYSASNIIPVVGSLREQYGPALAIVIVADNDESGTGQKYADQASAKYGCSVITPPDRGDANDYVQSGGDLALLLNPPQDDWLIPADDFCAQPQPIRWLVKRWLQDEALIMVHGPSGGGKTFVVLDWCLHIASAKPEWNGHKIKPGGVVYLAGEGHSGLRGRVAAWKVHHGAAKLNMWLSKAGCDLNTPEGYRRVSDSIRALGELPRLIVVDTLHRFLQGDENSAQDAKTMIDACGALMREFGCSVLLVHHTGVSDEAQHRARGSSAWRGALEIEISVTPVGDLRKIAQKKMKDGEEAEDVFVELHNVPLAGWLDEDGEQVSSAVPVMAEPPIERKKDDKLSSWKKTFSAAWYASGAEEAKGAPYVSRSALMRYLVTGMGMSEEASKQALKPGQPNRLIGALLTAEIIVPEGHGWVVNDGQMASSLLISKNG